Proteins from a genomic interval of Drosophila melanogaster chromosome 2R:
- the CG11961 gene encoding uncharacterized protein, isoform B, with protein sequence MSSETEEKRSKAQPNGCERAFVQGNKIKWFWAPAFFGFWLLLYVTISIPACHRLPRPLTIQDEETHPDQFIAERAEKNLRELVSLGPRVVGSRQNEMAALKMLSQKMQKIRSGTANDIEVDVQVASGSYVHWSMVNMYQSIQNIVVKISPKNTNSTTYLLVNSHYDSVPAGPGAGDDGSMVATMMEVLRVLAKSDKPLKNPVVFLFNGAEENPLQASHAFITQHKWAKYCKALINLDSCGNGGREILFQSGPNHPWLMKNYRRAIKHPYASTMGEELFQHNFIPSDTDFRIFRDHGSVPGLDMAYTYNGFVYHTRHDKAEIFPRGSFQHTGDNLLALVRQIANSPEIENSAKYAKGHTIYFDVMGWFLVFYTETEGVILNVIVSLVSIGICGYAFKLMSVNSGIKLEKILKKVGHTLLVQILSVVVGAILPVLLGLFMDAVHLPLSWFSNSWLILGLYFTTFFFGLAIVPALYFHWTKRDKLPIGQRVQLLLHCHCLLLSVLTLIFTICGIRSVFVLMLSCLFYTVGLIINIATKLHTKDVAWVIPHIVCTVPPFVFFAYFSHGFFTTFIPMFGRFGENLNPDLAVAVFSVAVGFLCCGFIIPVLQLFNKSKTIICGLMGITLLCFIIAMTPIGFPYRPETNVQRFAVLHTKRTFHDAQNKVRRQESGYFIMPQDRRTYTVKNAVINMTLAQRIGSDCDKEINCGLPLYNQRWHKTRKNSLWIPASEPVLGENVPTVLLLSKNTVSPTKIRYEMQLSGPNHMALFIQPLNGAKMMDWSFHQAPLRLSFEPPYFIYFSWGVNGDPLKFWLELEKPNGNWNSSTLELGLGGHWNHHKELITPDFKKFLDSFPHYVDATPWPASFESRIF encoded by the exons ATGAGCAGCGAAACGGAGGAGAAAAGATCGAAG GCTCAGCCCAATGGCTGTGAGCGAGCATTCGTCCAGGGAAACAAGATTAAGTGGTTCTGGGCACCCGCCTTCTTTGGATTCTGGCTGCTGCTCTATGTGACCATCTCGATACCCGCCTGCCACCGCCTTCCCCGCCCACTGACCATTCAGGATGAGGAAACGCATCCCGACCAGTTCATCGCCGAGCGCGCAGAGAAAAATCTACGGGAGCTAGTGAGCCTGGGACCCCGAGTGGTGGGCAGTCGACAGAATGAGATGGCCGCTTTGAAGATGCTCTCCCAGAAGATGCAAAAAATTCGATCCGGCACTGCCAACGATATTGAAGTGGATGTTCAGGTGGCATCCGGTAGCTATGTTCACTGGTCCATGGTCAATATGTACCAGAGCATTCAGAATATTGTCGTTAAGATCAGTCCCAAGAACACGAACAGCACTACTTATCTTCTGGTAAACAGTCACTATGATTCCGTGCCGGCGGGACCTGGTGCTGGTGATGATGGTTCCATGGTGGCCACTATGATGGAGGTACTCCGTGTGCTGGCCAAGTCCGATAAGCCACTAAAGAACCCTGTGGTATTCCTGTTCAATGGTGCCGAGGAAAATCCCCTTCAGGCCTCGCATGCCTTCATCACCCAGCACAAGTGGGCCAAATATTGCAA AGCCCTTATCAATCTCGATTCCTGCGGAAATGGCGGTCGAGAGATCCTCTTCCAATCGGGACCCAATCATCCCTGGCTAATGAAGAACTACCGACGTGCCATCAAGCACCCGTATGCTTCTACAATGGGCGAGGAGCTGTTCCAGCACAATTTCATTCCCTCTGACACGGACTTCCGCATTTTCCGTGACCATGGATCGGTTCCCGGCTTGGATATGGCCTACACCTACAACGGATTTGTCTACCACACGCGACACGACAAGGCAGAGATCTTTCCCAGGGGTAGTTTCCAGCATACTGGCGATAATCTGCTTGCTTTGGTCCGACAGATTGCAAACTCTCCGGAGATTGAGAATTCAGCG aAATACGCCAAAGGTCACACCATCTATTTCGATGTTATGGGTTGGTTTCTGGTTTTCTACACCGAAACCGAAGGCGTTATCTTGAACGTCATCGTCTCCTTGGTATCCATCGGGATTTGTGGCTACGCTTTTAAGCTGATGTCGGTCAACTCGGGCATAAAGCTCGAAAAGATCCTCAAGAAGGTGGGGCACACACTCCTCGTACAGATTCTATCTGTTGTTGTGGGAGCCATCCTGCCAGTTTTGCTCGGTCTGTTCATGGATGCGGTGCATTTGCCTCTGTCGTGGTTCTCGAACTCCTGGCTCATCCTGGGTCTCTACTTCACCACTTTCTTCTTCGGTTTGGCCATAGTGCCTGCCTTGTACTTCCACTGGACCAAGCGT GATAAGCTTCCCATTGGTCAGCGGGTTCAGCTTTTGCTGCACTGCCACTGCCTACTTTTATCTGTTCTCACCCTGATCTTCACCATCTGTGGAATTCgctctgtttttgttttgatgcTCAGTTGCTTGTTCTATACAGTGGGCTTGATCATTAATATTGCCACCAAACTGCACACCAAAG ATGTCGCATGGGTCATTCCGCACATTGTTTGCACTGTGCCACCATTTGTATTCTTTGCATATTTCTCGCACGGATTCTTCACCACGTTCATTCCAATGTTTGGTCGTTTTGGAGAGAACCTTAATCCGGATTTGGCGGTGGCTGTTTTCAGTGTCGCTGTGGGCTTCCTCTGCTGCGGTTTCATTATCCCTGTTCTGCAGTTGTTCAACAAATCGAAGACCATCATCTGCGGCCTGATGGGCATCACGTTATTGTGCTTCATTATTGCAATGACACCAATTGGATTCCCCTATCGCCCAGAAACGAATGTCCAGCGTTTCGCTGTCCTG cACACCAAGCGTACCTTCCACGACGCTCAAAACAAAGTGCGCCGTCAGGAATCTGGTTACTTCATTATGCCCCAGGACAGACGCACTTACACCGTGAAAA ATGCTGTTATCAACATGACACTGGCCCAAAGAATTGGATCCGATTGCGATAAGGAAATTAATTGCGGATTGCCCCTATATAATCAGCGTTGGCACAAGACCAG AAAGAACAGTTTATGGATACCCGCATCGGAACCTGTTCTTGGCGAGAATGTGCCAACCGTTTTATTGCTCTCCAAGAATACAGTGTCGCCCACCAAAATTCGCTATGAAATGCAGCTAAGTGGACCCAATCACATGGCCCTCTTTATACAGCCCTTGAACGGAGCAAAGATGATGGACTGGTCCTTCCATCAG GCACCCTTACGTCTGAGCTTTGAGCCACCTTACTTCATCTACTTCTCGTGGGGTGTCAATGGAGATCCACTTAAATTCTGGCTAGAACTAGAG AAACCCAACGGAAATTGGAACTCTTCTACTCTGGAACTTGGGCTCGGAGGCCATTGGAACCATCACAAGGAACTAATAACGCCTGACTTTAAGAAGTTCCTCGACAGTTTCCCCCATTATGTGGATGCCACACCCTGGCCAGCTTCATTCGAGAGCCGGATCTTCTAG
- the CG11961 gene encoding uncharacterized protein, isoform C: protein MSGSEKNVRRRVITPTNDPTNVDPLLRPRGSQQYEAQPNGCERAFVQGNKIKWFWAPAFFGFWLLLYVTISIPACHRLPRPLTIQDEETHPDQFIAERAEKNLRELVSLGPRVVGSRQNEMAALKMLSQKMQKIRSGTANDIEVDVQVASGSYVHWSMVNMYQSIQNIVVKISPKNTNSTTYLLVNSHYDSVPAGPGAGDDGSMVATMMEVLRVLAKSDKPLKNPVVFLFNGAEENPLQASHAFITQHKWAKYCKALINLDSCGNGGREILFQSGPNHPWLMKNYRRAIKHPYASTMGEELFQHNFIPSDTDFRIFRDHGSVPGLDMAYTYNGFVYHTRHDKAEIFPRGSFQHTGDNLLALVRQIANSPEIENSAKYAKGHTIYFDVMGWFLVFYTETEGVILNVIVSLVSIGICGYAFKLMSVNSGIKLEKILKKVGHTLLVQILSVVVGAILPVLLGLFMDAVHLPLSWFSNSWLILGLYFTTFFFGLAIVPALYFHWTKRDKLPIGQRVQLLLHCHCLLLSVLTLIFTICGIRSVFVLMLSCLFYTVGLIINIATKLHTKDVAWVIPHIVCTVPPFVFFAYFSHGFFTTFIPMFGRFGENLNPDLAVAVFSVAVGFLCCGFIIPVLQLFNKSKTIICGLMGITLLCFIIAMTPIGFPYRPETNVQRFAVLHTKRTFHDAQNKVRRQESGYFIMPQDRRTYTVKNAVINMTLAQRIGSDCDKEINCGLPLYNQRWHKTRKNSLWIPASEPVLGENVPTVLLLSKNTVSPTKIRYEMQLSGPNHMALFIQPLNGAKMMDWSFHQAPLRLSFEPPYFIYFSWGVNGDPLKFWLELEKPNGNWNSSTLELGLGGHWNHHKELITPDFKKFLDSFPHYVDATPWPASFESRIF, encoded by the exons ATGAGTGGCAGTGAGAAGAATGTACGGCGTCGCGTCATTACGCCGACCAACGATCCTACGAATGTGGATCCATTGCTACGACCCCGCGGTTCCCAGCAGTATGAG GCTCAGCCCAATGGCTGTGAGCGAGCATTCGTCCAGGGAAACAAGATTAAGTGGTTCTGGGCACCCGCCTTCTTTGGATTCTGGCTGCTGCTCTATGTGACCATCTCGATACCCGCCTGCCACCGCCTTCCCCGCCCACTGACCATTCAGGATGAGGAAACGCATCCCGACCAGTTCATCGCCGAGCGCGCAGAGAAAAATCTACGGGAGCTAGTGAGCCTGGGACCCCGAGTGGTGGGCAGTCGACAGAATGAGATGGCCGCTTTGAAGATGCTCTCCCAGAAGATGCAAAAAATTCGATCCGGCACTGCCAACGATATTGAAGTGGATGTTCAGGTGGCATCCGGTAGCTATGTTCACTGGTCCATGGTCAATATGTACCAGAGCATTCAGAATATTGTCGTTAAGATCAGTCCCAAGAACACGAACAGCACTACTTATCTTCTGGTAAACAGTCACTATGATTCCGTGCCGGCGGGACCTGGTGCTGGTGATGATGGTTCCATGGTGGCCACTATGATGGAGGTACTCCGTGTGCTGGCCAAGTCCGATAAGCCACTAAAGAACCCTGTGGTATTCCTGTTCAATGGTGCCGAGGAAAATCCCCTTCAGGCCTCGCATGCCTTCATCACCCAGCACAAGTGGGCCAAATATTGCAA AGCCCTTATCAATCTCGATTCCTGCGGAAATGGCGGTCGAGAGATCCTCTTCCAATCGGGACCCAATCATCCCTGGCTAATGAAGAACTACCGACGTGCCATCAAGCACCCGTATGCTTCTACAATGGGCGAGGAGCTGTTCCAGCACAATTTCATTCCCTCTGACACGGACTTCCGCATTTTCCGTGACCATGGATCGGTTCCCGGCTTGGATATGGCCTACACCTACAACGGATTTGTCTACCACACGCGACACGACAAGGCAGAGATCTTTCCCAGGGGTAGTTTCCAGCATACTGGCGATAATCTGCTTGCTTTGGTCCGACAGATTGCAAACTCTCCGGAGATTGAGAATTCAGCG aAATACGCCAAAGGTCACACCATCTATTTCGATGTTATGGGTTGGTTTCTGGTTTTCTACACCGAAACCGAAGGCGTTATCTTGAACGTCATCGTCTCCTTGGTATCCATCGGGATTTGTGGCTACGCTTTTAAGCTGATGTCGGTCAACTCGGGCATAAAGCTCGAAAAGATCCTCAAGAAGGTGGGGCACACACTCCTCGTACAGATTCTATCTGTTGTTGTGGGAGCCATCCTGCCAGTTTTGCTCGGTCTGTTCATGGATGCGGTGCATTTGCCTCTGTCGTGGTTCTCGAACTCCTGGCTCATCCTGGGTCTCTACTTCACCACTTTCTTCTTCGGTTTGGCCATAGTGCCTGCCTTGTACTTCCACTGGACCAAGCGT GATAAGCTTCCCATTGGTCAGCGGGTTCAGCTTTTGCTGCACTGCCACTGCCTACTTTTATCTGTTCTCACCCTGATCTTCACCATCTGTGGAATTCgctctgtttttgttttgatgcTCAGTTGCTTGTTCTATACAGTGGGCTTGATCATTAATATTGCCACCAAACTGCACACCAAAG ATGTCGCATGGGTCATTCCGCACATTGTTTGCACTGTGCCACCATTTGTATTCTTTGCATATTTCTCGCACGGATTCTTCACCACGTTCATTCCAATGTTTGGTCGTTTTGGAGAGAACCTTAATCCGGATTTGGCGGTGGCTGTTTTCAGTGTCGCTGTGGGCTTCCTCTGCTGCGGTTTCATTATCCCTGTTCTGCAGTTGTTCAACAAATCGAAGACCATCATCTGCGGCCTGATGGGCATCACGTTATTGTGCTTCATTATTGCAATGACACCAATTGGATTCCCCTATCGCCCAGAAACGAATGTCCAGCGTTTCGCTGTCCTG cACACCAAGCGTACCTTCCACGACGCTCAAAACAAAGTGCGCCGTCAGGAATCTGGTTACTTCATTATGCCCCAGGACAGACGCACTTACACCGTGAAAA ATGCTGTTATCAACATGACACTGGCCCAAAGAATTGGATCCGATTGCGATAAGGAAATTAATTGCGGATTGCCCCTATATAATCAGCGTTGGCACAAGACCAG AAAGAACAGTTTATGGATACCCGCATCGGAACCTGTTCTTGGCGAGAATGTGCCAACCGTTTTATTGCTCTCCAAGAATACAGTGTCGCCCACCAAAATTCGCTATGAAATGCAGCTAAGTGGACCCAATCACATGGCCCTCTTTATACAGCCCTTGAACGGAGCAAAGATGATGGACTGGTCCTTCCATCAG GCACCCTTACGTCTGAGCTTTGAGCCACCTTACTTCATCTACTTCTCGTGGGGTGTCAATGGAGATCCACTTAAATTCTGGCTAGAACTAGAG AAACCCAACGGAAATTGGAACTCTTCTACTCTGGAACTTGGGCTCGGAGGCCATTGGAACCATCACAAGGAACTAATAACGCCTGACTTTAAGAAGTTCCTCGACAGTTTCCCCCATTATGTGGATGCCACACCCTGGCCAGCTTCATTCGAGAGCCGGATCTTCTAG
- the CG10051 gene encoding uncharacterized protein, protein MSFSTVDITEEKDGGKSRDKKWPWFGAPIYAAAAFALFYAAVLPSFYSYPKMLYQSEEALHPDKFIGERAMRQLAEYSAIGNKMSGSINNEVHTINFLLREIQKIKDEARLDLYDIEVDTQYSSGAFHLWGMTISYTNLSNVVVKISQKSSDNENYLLVNSHYDSEVQTPAAGDDGVMVVVMLETLRVISRSERTLTHPVVFLFNGAEEACMLGSHGFITQHKWSKNCKALVNLDSTGAGGREVLFQTGPNHPWLAKYYQASVPHPYAQTLAEELFQHNFIPSDTDFRIFRDYGGVPGLDMASVMNGYVYHTEFDNFKNVEYGTYQSTGENVLPLIWALANAPELDNTTAYEKGHTVYYDFLGWFMMTYTESVSIAINVVVSVAAFICIGTSVYIMTLDNGADAPKAVVLRFAIIFLVQAGTLFVACGLTLLVAVFMQGVGLAESWYYGKWMAFGLYFCTLFFAFGILPATYIGFTKRKTNMKLDQTIACFMHAQCILLALLCIIMTIMGIRSSYFPMVGIFFYAISVLVQIVLKLTLKKSYFVTVHLLFQVLPFFFYTYICYATLVTFVPMEGRDGPESSPDIMISVFIIATAINYAGFVIPIMHKFRKPKIIFSSFGVITIIFIILACTSAGFPFVKQLAPQRYYVLHTQRTFHNLDGTSKQDSGYYIQPVDTRLHELDDTTFKNAEPESWTAATCAAEPYCGLPLYSGRWIEWKDSARWIYSSPPVIPMNINLTQLSKQSLDGNKVRYEYNLRASDRVMMYIDPLDNVKVTDWSFDHTPLVEKHTPPYLIYAIYSQTEEPLNFWVELEHEEGNTDGPYMKLVVSEHFQYHPEYYTEEYKEFLATFPDWTYTTDWFSALESWIV, encoded by the exons ATGTCTTTCTCAACCGTTGACATTACAGAGGAGAAGGATGGCGGCAAGTCCAGGGATAAGAAATGGCCTTGGTTCGGAGCACCCATTTACGCGGCTGCCGCCTTTGCTCTGTTCTATGCCGCCGTACTGCCCAGTTTTTACAGCTACCCAAAGATGCTGTACCAGAGTGAGGAGGCACTGCATCCGGATAAGTTTATCGGCGAGCGGGCGATGCGCCAGTTGGCCGAGTACTCGGCGATCGGCAATAAGATGAGTGGCTCCATCAACAACGAAGTGCATACGATCAATTTCCTGCTGCGAGAGATCCAGAAGATCAAGGACGAAGCCCGATTGGATCTCTATGACATTGAAGTGGACACGCAGTACTCTTCGGGTGCCTTCCATTTGTGGGGCATGACCATTTCCTACACAAATCTCTCTAATGTGGTAGTGAAAATATCGCAGAAGAGTTCAGACAACGAGAACTATCTGCTGGTCAACTCCCACTACGATTCGGAGGTCCAAACGCCGGCTGCTGGAGATGATGGCGTCATGGTGGTTGTTATGCTGGAAACCCTGCGCGTAATCTCACGCTCCGAAAGAACGCTAACCCATCCCGTGGTTTTCCTATTTAATGGAGCCGAGGAGGCTTGTATGCTGGGTTCCCACGGATTTATCACACAACACAAATGGTCCAAGAATTGCAA AGCCTTGGTAAACCTGGATTCGACCGGAGCTGGTGGCCGTGAGGTGCTCTTCCAAACGGGACCCAATCACCCGTGGTTGGCCAAATATTATCAAGCAAGTGTGCCGCATCCATATGCTCAGACCTTAGCCGAAGAGCTGTTCCAGCATAACTTTATTCCCTCGGACACCGACTTCCGCATCTTCCGCGATTACGGAGGAGTTCCTGGCCTGGATATGGCCAGTGTGATGAATGGATATGTGTACCACACCGAGTTTGATAACTTTAAAAACGTCGAATATGGTACATACCAGTCGACCGGCGAGAACGTATTGCCCCTGATTTGGGCTCTGGCCAATGCTCCAGAATTGGATAACACCACTGCGTATGAGAAGGGACACACCGTGTACTATGATTTCTTAGGCTGGTTCATGATGACCTATACGGAATCGGTGAGCATAGCCATCAATGTGGTGGTTTCTGTGGCGGCCTTTATTTGCATTGGCACCTCGGTGTACATCATGACATTGGACAATGGTGCAGATGCTCCGAAAGCGGTGGTTTTGAGATTCGCCATCATCTTCCTGGTTCAAGCGGGAACTCTGTTCGTGGCCTGCGGCTTAACTCTCTTGGTGGCCGTTTTTATGCAAGGTGTGGGTCTAGCCGAATCCTGGTACTACGGAAAATGGATGGCCTTTGGGCTGTACTTCTGCACCTTGTTCTTCGCCTTTGGCATACTTCCGGCCACTTATATCGGATTCACGAAGAGGAAAACGAACATGAAGTTGGATCAGACCATCGCCTGCTTCATGCACGCCCAGTGCATCCTTCTTGCGCTGCTCTGTATCATCATGACCATCATGGGCATTCGCTCCAGCTACTTCCCCATGGTGGGCATCTTCTTCTACGCGATTTCCGTTCTGGTGCAAATAGTACTGAAACTCACCCTGAAGA AGAGCTACTTCGTCACAGTTCACCTGTTGTTCCAAGTGCTGCCCTTCTTCTTTTACACATACATCTGCTATGCGACCCTTGTCACCTTTGTTCCCATGGAGGGTCGCGATGGACCCGAAAGTAGTCCCGATATAATGATATCTGTCTTTATCATTGCAACCGCAATAAACTATGCTGGTTTTGTT ATTCCCATTATGCACAAGTTCCGAAAGCCCAAGATTATATTCTCATCGTTTGGTGtgatcacaattattttcatcATCTTGGCCTGCACATCCGCCGGTTTTCCATTTGTGAAGCAATTGGCTCCTCAGCGTTACTATGTGCTG CACACACAACGAACATTCCACAATTTGGATGGTACAAGTAAGCAGGACTCGGGTTATTATATTCAACCTGTGGATACACGACTCCATGAATTGGATGACACAACTTTCAAGAACGCCGAGCCGGAAAGCTGGACGGCAGCCACCTGTGCCGCAGAACCGTACTGTGGACTTCCATTGTATAGTGGTCGCTGGATAGAATGGAA AGACTCTGCTCGTTGGATCTACAGCTCGCCACCTGTGATTCCAATGAACATAAACCTTACCCAGCTGTCTAAACAATCTCTGGATGGCAACAAGGTACGATATGAGTACAACCTGAGGGCCAGCGATCGCGTTATGATGTACATAGATCCGCTTGACAATGTCAAGGTGACAGATTGGTCCTTCGATCATACACCTTTGGTGGAGAAGCACACACCTCCCTATCTGATCTATGCCATATACTCCCAAACCGAGGAGCCGCTCAACTTTTGGGTGGAGCTCGAGCACGAGGAGGGCAACACAGACGGACCCTACATGAAGCTGGTCGTATCCGAGCACTTCCAATACCATCCAGAGTACTACACCGAGGAATACAAGGAATTCCTCGCAACCTTCCCCGATTGGACATATACCACCGATTGGTTCTCGGCCCTCGAGAGCTGGATTGTTTAG